The region ATAGACATTAGACTCAGCCATTTTCAATGGAACTGCTGGGGATATTTGCTCCGTCACTTTATTTTGGAATTCGAACTGCAAACGAAATTCGCCTTTTGTTAATTTGTCAGGATCTCGTGCTCCAGTTACAGttgcaaaacaaaatgttttaaattcgTCGTACGATAAGCAAATTAACGATCCAGTCATCAAACGTTTGCTGAActacaacaaaatcaattggAATTTAGGACGGAGTTCTCTTCACATTAACTTCGATATGTTCTCACCTGCCAGCGAACTTTTTTGAAATCAGTTGTATCAAATTTTGCGTTGTACACCAGGTTGCCGTTGGTGATGACCGAACTGACGACGTTCACATGACTGTAAATGTTGATATCATTGATACGGACCTTTTTCTGGTTTGTCAGTGGCTTTTCCATCAATCGAAGATACTCTCGAATGCCGTCTCTGAAGCCGCGGATGAAATCCTCTCTCAGTAGCCGAAATTGAACGTCCAAATAGTGGTCGACTCCACCAACATACTTTCCATccacaatattttttcgaatGAATGGTTCATGATTGTGCAAAATATCGTCGGCATCTGGGCAAATTTGAATCGTACGAAAGTCTTCAGGCGGTTCATTCAATATTTCGAATTCAACATTTGCACCAATTGGTTctgtttcgttaaatttctcaatCACATTGACAACATCAGCTAACAGCTCCATCGTTTCGCTTGAGAAACGATTCCCTTTGCGATTAATGAACTCGATCTGCGCCTGTATGCCCGGCACTAAATCACTGAATATATCACGAGAACCTTGAGGCAAGATCAATTGCActtgttgaatgaattttagcAGGTCAAAAATCGCCACAATGAATCTTTCTCGCTCGTTGTAGTTGTCGCTTGTGTACTTTTGTAAATTCATAACAAAAATTGGCAAAACTTTCGTCATGAAATTGTCGGGGCCATTGtttattggtaaaattttacgcaaaaaatacgaaatcaTTTTGCGTGTTTCACTGTCCGCCGAGTCAACAGCCTTCGAAAGTGCCGATAAAATTAAGCACGTAATTCCTGGTTGGATGCTTCGTTGTTGTAACAATGTTAAAAATCCGAACGTactcgatgataaattgaTCAGCAATTTCGAGTGCTCCATTGTCAAAATGGCTGTCTCAAGAGATTTAAATCCGATTGGCCGATCATTATTATTCTTATTAGAATTGGGTTTTTCAGTTTCACGTTTCGATGTATCAATTCGCGGAATATTGCCACTCTGCCCTGAAGGCCTGTGCGTTTTCCTACGACCACCACCGCTGCTcataattatattttattgtatCCAAATGCGTGTAACTGCGGAACCGATTGTTGCATAAGCAATTGTGTACGAATTTGATTCACATCAACAGTGcgaacgattttattttaagagtgatatcgccaaaacttgaaccaattttggtgaaaatgaataccatggttcggcgatccgggcaagctacagctcgtttgaatcgtctttcaattctgagaaatagggatcttttactttttctgttagtttcccattttcggagtgaacacgtgaaagtaatagcatgtcaattggtcgtgaaaacagtttttcggtgatagctcgagatagaaatctttctaaaatgtgaaatgttgtaggaatataggcctctggcagaccttcaaaacgagtataatcatcggtaaggacagccacccgttctggacttatgactcaaaaaatggtgaatgtttggacagtgctgctggcttgcaacagaacttttccgcggaactgactatagggtgttgtagctggacttaccctctttcgttccacgtataatacaccccagaaaaattgtgttgcgaGCCACAAAGTTAGTCGAAGTAAAATGCCGCTCCagtagacccatatttttcagtgttttcaacttgtttttggtcttcaaacaggctggagagatgggaatgaaataaactaaatcaaaattacatgtttaGCTCGAAATAGTTTTGAACCGAGCGATCATGGGCCTTGAAGatgttgctttcctcctacttcgtagtaggtggaaaacctcatttctttaacttcacaaaatgaacagaaactcaattttttgctACGAATATAGGTTTATTATCAAGCAAAGATGCGCATCGTTCatttacagtcaataaatggtcaACCAAGATGTAATTTGTACTTCATAAGAGGTCACAACCGTTCCCAGCtatggaaaatgtgtaaaaaatccagttttttgacacaaaaaattgttttaagaatACATAGCTTAAGACCTTAACTAAAAGCAGTTAAAATCTCCACAGAAAAAAGTATGTTTGTGaaaaaactggattttttacacattttccataGCTGGGAACGGTTGTGACCTCTTGTGAAGTACAAATTACATCTTGGTtgaccatttattgactgtaaatGAACGATGCGCACCTCTGCTTTACAATAAGCCCATATTCGGTGAAAGCAATTGAGTTcctgatatttttatgaagtcaaataaatgatgttttccagctactacgaagtaggaggaaagcaacatCTTCAAGGCCCATGATCGCTCGGTTCAAAACTATTTCGAGCtaaacatgtaattttgatttagtttatttcattcccatctctccagcctgtttgaagaccaaaaacaagttgaaaacactgaaaaatatgggtctactGGAGCGGCATTTTACTTCGACTAACTTTGTGGCtcgcaacacaatttttctggggtgtattatacgtggaacgaaagagggtaagtccagctacaacaccctatagtcagttccgcggaaaagttctgttgcaagccagcagcactgtccaaacattcaccattttttgagtcataagtccagaacgggtggctgtacttaccgatgattatactcgttttgaaggtctgccagaggcctatattcctacaacatttcacattttagaaagatttctatctcgagctatcaccgaaaaactgttttcacgaccaattgacatgctattactttcacgtgttcactccgaaaatgggaaactaacagaaaaagtaaaagatccctatttctcagaattgaaagacgattcaaacgagctatagcttgcccgAATCGCTGAGCCGTTGTTTagaaattggttcaagttttggcgatatcactcttaatcaACTTCGGTATCAACGATTAATAAAATCGAGAAATGACATTTTATATTCCTTGCAATGTGGTAAGCATGGCGCTAAGGTATAAAAAATTAGGTAGTGATATAGATCAAACGAGTTGTATGGTGCCAATGCTGTGAACTTTTGAGTGTCTTGGTATAGTGCAGCTCATGTGAtaataaactattttttatacAATTCGACAATATTTCTGATCCAGGAGTTGTTGTGGCTTGTAgagtttgtaaatgattccacacaaaatttgtttagccAATGAAGGTCTCGATTTTTGTTACTATTTCATTCTTGTTGCGAGAACGTGCCTAACAAAaactcagaaaataaaaatctagattttcatttgttcaacgaatctattacaaaccacaacaaatCCCAAATCAGAACACATGTCTAATTTTGTTTATCTAGTTTAGTTTTTAGCTGTAAAACAAAACTCGAACTTCCATGTAAGATATTTGACTTTTCTTATTAGAATACTCATTTCtttctcacttcgttcgggctagcTACAACATGCGAAAAAGCCTTAAACACGCTGGCCAAGACCTCAAATGTCCAAAtcaccaatgaaagtatactctatAGGTATagtctaatgtcaaaatttgtatggagcggaggaaatagcgatttcatataaagaaaTTCACAATGTTGGTTTGTTTACGTGGACTATCGCGGCATAAGCAAcaagagaaaaacaaaattgtttgcaaTATTTCGCTCTTCTTATTCAGAGCTTCTTCAGGCTGTAATTGTTTTTCTCTTGTTGTTTATGTCGCGATAGTCCACGCATGTAAACAAACCAACATTTCGATTAACCGACAAAGAAACCTACCAACTACTATAAAGAAACTCAACTCTCagtgattttcattgaaaagcgagtttgtttatatgaaatcgctatttcctccggcttgtatggacagaccatacctggcttgtacattcattgcaaATCACCACAAAAaggtatttaaaaaaatttaaaaattttgaaaatcgagaCCCCGTATGACACTATATCatattcaaaaaatgaagtgCGCAAATCTATACTATTTTTTCTAGATCTGTAGTAGCAAGATTTATTAATATTTCGACATTACAGCAGATACAAAATATTATATCTGCACATACCTGCGAATAAGCAACACATCCTTGGTGTATTTCCATTAATTTGACATGTTtttaccaaggtaaatatagtgataTTGccccgcacatctgattcggttatagactgttatgatcagagcgagaaaaccgaagactagttattataacttgccttggggtacttgtcaaagtatttgcttctctttcaacgtggtacgttgagagcgagaggacagaagaccagtttattttaacttgccttgggatacttgtcaaaatatcttcttctctttcatcataacactctatgtATGGCATGGCAtaacctcctcactatatttaccttggttttTACTTCTTGTTTGAAAAATCTTGACGTTTCCTTGTTATGTTGGTCAGCTTGTTAGGAAATACCCTAAATATGTATAGTTATATGAGGTATAGTCGGTATAGTCATATACGTTTATGTGGGTATCAGTTATGTATGTTTTCTACAGTTGAGAAAGGTCAGTTAGGTGAGTAAACAGTCAACTACTGTTTTTGTTTCCATAGAGTTTGGTCTGCTTGAAATGACTTTTGCACTGTGAATTTGCATTAAAGGAGGAcgcgagaaaaaaaaggtcGCTCATCCTGATCCGAATGTGTGGTAGTACACAATACAGTAAAATGGAAGAATAATTAGGCAAAAGAAATCAGGGAAAAGTTTATgccagattttattttttgacctATATAATTTTAACAGAGCATTTGTTGTGGTCTTTCGGACGCCTTGATATTCAGATAAAATCCAggatttacacatttttaagAATAGCCTACCAAGAACGTTTTGGAATTGAATGCCGGCCAGGTGACAAAAATTAGATCAGGATGCCCTTCTACACCAAAATAGGTATAATTCATATTCAGGTTGTCGGATTAGCTCAAATAAAGGTATAATTCACCACTATGATCGATGCATTAGAATACTTTTAATTCCATGTATCAAAACCTTGTTTAATGGTGATAACTAACAATACATTAGTGTGACTTCCTGACTCTTGAATCATCCTCCTGGCTTAAGAACCTGATGATTTTAAACGTTTGTATCGgattattcgtttttttttcggattaataataataataattcttgCGGTTACcactaataaaatattttcaagggACGGACGGCGATACGAAAGCTATACTTGTCTTAGCTAAAtctaattgaaattgttttcgtaTAGCTGTCGATGAGAGATGTTATGCCACCCTTCACCttaaattttaatagaaaaaaattgcagatTGTTTTCAGTCTTTGTTCTTTAATATGTAAGTATCATTAACACAGTGCTTCGATATTATCACATTGATTccttccataaaaatttgtgttcCTTCAACTGTAACTACTTTGGCCCGTGTACATTATCGAGAAGAATGATCGTTTCCTTGTCATACCCCTCATAACTTCAATCGTATCCCAGTAATGGTTTCCAGCATATTTCATGAATCCATCTTCAGCTTGTTTGAGATTCAAACCGTGTTGGCAAAAGAAATCGATAACATGCTTCAAGTTAGCCCTGTAAAACGCTAATCCATGTAAAGATACATTTGTTGAGCAATCATACGCAGTCGGTCCACCGTATCCAACTCTCCACCACTTCCCGTTTTGATACAAATAATTAGACGGATGGAATGgtcgatttttcaatttacaccAAAACTGAATGATTTCATCGTAGACCGTAACAATATTCCTACGGTTCGAGCGCAAAACATCTGTTAGAGTCGGTGCTGGTTCACCGTCATTTCCAATCATCGATGTTACTAAGATATGTCCAGTTTGTAGTAGAAATGTGGGCTGATTATCGCCTGACTCGACGTATTTATCGTTTTGATGACGCTCAACATTTGCTCGTTGCCATAGTTCCTCTTTGGTGCCGTTTATCGGAATTTTAATTATGACATCACCGGTGCTTAGtaatggaaaaattcgatgtgtCTGATTCGCTTTTCCACTGAGAATAAGCgatttctttttacgaaataaaatcttGTCCACTGATATGAGGTATCCTTTGGATATGAGTTTCGCCAGCAACGATTGGTCGGATTTTGGTATTGCAAGTTCATAGAGTCTTTCGAGTGCCTTGGATTTGTTATCTTGATCAGCACCATTGATTTTTTCTATTTCCTTCCTGGTTTTCTTTGGACGATCTCTTTTTTTACTTTCCACAAATACGTGGTTGTCCATCCAATGGTCTGCACCGGAACAGTCTaccattttaataattttatttcgtaaacACTGGAACACACTCGACACACTCCAATCAAAGTATTATTTCTAATGTTTATTCGCCGAATATTTTGTTGCAACTGATATGTTTATATCCACAGAGTGTTGTCTAATATTAACATACGCTTTACGTGTTGTGATGAAATCGTTTCAGTTTCTTTCGTTGTGTGTTTACCATCGAAACCGGGTATAATAAATGGATGAatcatttttgtaatatttatttactaaCACCGCTTTTGAGGAGTGTATCTCGACATGGAAGTTACAGTGGTATTGATTAGCATGCACAGGTGTAAAATTATcttttctattgaaatgtATTGACTGCATGTACTGAAATATTGAGTAAGGTAAAGATTATCCTGTTTGCGTCATATGAGAAATGCTTTTTTTGTTGCGGACCTtcataaatggaaaatgtatcGTTCTCAAGATATAGTATATGGTTCAACTATTCTGAGAATACTGAAAACACTTTTCGATCTTTTGccttaaaattaattcatttacaACCAAGCATAGcctaatttttcaattaaactcttaaaaattccataaaattcttaaaaaattcaaaatttcttttttcaggAATAAAGCCAGTCATcgtaaaaagtaaaagtagAAACAAACTCTACAGCTCACTAATTACGTAATAAAAAGTAGGGtttttttaacctgttacagacggtaagcatatgaccagtatta is a window of Bradysia coprophila strain Holo2 unplaced genomic scaffold, BU_Bcop_v1 contig_350, whole genome shotgun sequence DNA encoding:
- the LOC119081084 gene encoding serine/threonine-protein kinase RIO3-like; the protein is MVDCSGADHWMDNHVFVESKKRDRPKKTRKEIEKINGADQDNKSKALERLYELAIPKSDQSLLAKLISKGYLISVDKILFRKKKSLILSGKANQTHRIFPLLSTGDVIIKIPINGTKEELWQRANVERHQNDKYVESGDNQPTFLLQTGHILVTSMIGNDGEPAPTLTDVLRSNRRNIVTVYDEIIQFWCKLKNRPFHPSNYLYQNGKWWRVGYGGPTAYDCSTNVSLHGLAFYRANLKHVIDFFCQHGLNLKQAEDGFMKYAGNHYWDTIEVMRGMTRKRSFFSIMYTGQSSYS